A region of the Macadamia integrifolia cultivar HAES 741 unplaced genomic scaffold, SCU_Mint_v3 scaffold1381, whole genome shotgun sequence genome:
ATGTTTTGTCAATTTGGTTCCAAGTGTCTCAACTGATTGGTCAACTCACTACTGGCCTCGGGATATATGTGTATCTTTGTCCTAGGCACAAAGATAACCAAACATTAATACATATCGGGAACATCAAATGAGACCAAtaggggttacccccaaaggtTGTGTACTATCAAACCTTGACAGCCTAGGGTGTCTTCGGATTCACCTCACCGGAAACAAGTGAATTCCACTGGATTCATCAGTGGAGAATCCGGTGGCACTGGCAAAGAGCTCACAAGAGTTGCCTACCCATTGGAAAcaacccatcggattcaggcccaggtgTTTTTGGTGGCTGTTTTGGTGGACACACAGAAGTGTGCCCACAGATTTTGGGCTTTCCGGCTTGGGCCCGATCATTGGGATTTGCTCTATCGAGTTTGTAAAGGGTGTTCCTACCTTCATTTTAAACTaaaaaaatcctgattccatcaGGCCATTTAGGAGATACTACGATCGaaagatcaaaaccctaaatggtcatttggtcacaagggTTGCCAGAGCTCAttggacttggtttgagctcggcaatcaCACCGGGGAAGTGAAATGATCATTCCCTGAGCTCCAGGAGGTGCCAAGATCATAGTTCACCTCTTGCCTAACTTAGTTAGgtcaatatatatttatatatatatatatatagagagagagagagagagagagagtggtaggagatgTAGGACCTACCTCCGATAAGATTCTAGCAAGGGTGCATGTAGTCGGGAGCAAAGGTGAGCCTCCctcctcttcgtcttcttcttctcctccctttcgttcctttctctcttcttctttccctcgcCCACAATTTGGACAAtaagaagtgagaaatgaaacTCACTTCTCACTTATATAGTAACTCACTCACTAAGGGCCGTTTGGTTAGTCCCTATTCGGTCAAAGTGAGTAAAACCGGCATTCGGGATGCACCCACCTCCTTAGAGTCATATGGAGTACAattcaagaggaaggtgtgggagagtacACGAGGTCTTCCGAGGTTGTTCACAATATGGTTGGTGGGgtccacgggcatcggaaccaGTTCAGCAGCCTGTTAAGCCCCCGAATTCACTCCACCGGATCCAGACCcaggttgtttctggtggtaaAGGTAGTGTTGTGCCTTGACTACCTGCTATCCTCAAGTGGTTACTGCACGGTGGTTCCCCTAGGCTATGTGCATGGTTCTTTGGAAATTTTGGTATGTGCCAGGATTTAGGTACGGGGTGTCAGGTTACTTATCGTTTGGGGTTAaaaggcttgaatcccctctagttggattggcaagcaatacatgagcaagtggggtcatctctcccccttttacaATGGATTGTCACAAGCCAAAACCTGGTGGCATTTTCCACTTCCggtccaagacctatcacaacagttcaaattagatcgggttaGGGCATGAGTGTAACAgaatgtggtgttgtggacaaTCTTAGAATAGGGTCCTGGGGTAAATAGGCTAACTGGGTGCGGTGAGGTATCTAGTGCCAGCATACCTGTGCCATAATTAGGGCAAGGTGTGACATTgtggtggtatcagagtaaaCTCCAAGAATGATGTCTGATAACCCACAAGATTTTAGGATCATCCAGTGCAATaagaagcaaagaaataaaagcTTTAAGATAAAAGCCTATTTGTTGTGAAATATGGTGTGTATGGTAGAAAAATGATTAGGATATGAATGATCACTTCTGAAATCATCTAAGGAATGATGTACGTGATAAGAATACTTTATTACTCATCCTTGTTGAAAATGGATATGTGTTGAGCATTGGGAATTGATACGCcatgattttcaaaaaattcccAATATGCCTCCAAAATGTGCTCAACCTTAGCAAGAACCACGACACTGGAAAAGGGGTCAGCCTACTACTAGAGCTCACCCTGTGGTGTTTGTGAGTGATGAGATGGAAAGAGAGTCAGTATTGGGAACATAAGAATCGGttcctgctgctgctgctgctcctGCAGAGGCAGCATCTGTGTCACCTCTTGTACCTTCAGTGCTTACAGCACAAGATGTGACCACTCTGGTGATGAATATACTCCAAGGAATACAACAAGGGCTGCAACAAGCAATGCAACAAAATATgtagcaacaacaacagcagcaacaacaacagaataGAGTTATTGAGGAAATGGCCGCAGCAATGCGTGCTAGGTGAATACCAGTTCCACCTACACCAATGGCTCCACCTCCTCCAGTTCCTATAGTTTCAGTACCTCAAGCTAACCCAGGAATTCTAGTAGTTCCACAGGCAACAGGTGGGCAAGTAACTCAGGCAGTACCAATTATAAGTACGTAGGCAGGACAACAAGGCTTAGAGAACCCACCAACAGTACAAGTGTGGACTGATATGACtaagttgatggagaaattccaaAAATACTGGCCTCCATACTTCAGTGGTGTGAGTTCTAATCCATTAACACCTTTAAAATGGGTGGAAGGAGTTAAAAAGGCATTGGCAGTGTTAGGTTGCAGTGATGAGCAGAAGATTATGTGTGCAACCTATCAGCTACAGAATGAAGCTTATGCCAGGTGGAAGGCTACAAAACCCATACTGTTAGCCACGCATCCACATCCCACTTGGAATTAGTGTTGGAATATCAACAGCAATTCGAGGCTTTGTATTATTTTTCCCCGGAACATATGAAGAATGATAATGCGAAGGCAAGGAAATTTGAGAAGGGATTGAGGTCTAGCATTGGAGCTATATTAGTAGCACATCGGCTCCAGAACTATGCTGATGTGGTTCAGATTGCTAAATCTATTGAAGATAAGCAGAGGGAAGGTTATCAGATTCAAGCAGCAAGAAGATCCAGGACAGGTAATACAAGGAGACCATTTGGAAGGTTGGAAGAggagcttcttcttctgctaTAGTACCTAGACAGAGACAGGCTAGTCAAGCTTCTACCAGCACAGTCTCAACCCGTAATTTCTACTGTTTAGCCTATTACTATGAGATGTTATGTGTGCCAGCACCCAGGGCACTATGCAAGGTTTTGTCCTCAGAGGAAATAAGGTGAATATAgtgtggcttcttcttcttctgcaccTACCAAGAAGTCATAGGCATCTAGGAAAGTCTTTGCATTAACGGATGAGGAAGCTAAGGTTGCACCTAGAGTAGTGATAGGTACAATGCTTGTTTTTAGTATGCCAgcacatgtattatttgattcCCGTGCATCTCGTTCATTTGTATCTACTAATTTTGCTCCGAGACTGGGTGTGAAACCTAAAAAGTTAGCTTATCAGTTGATGATCAGTACACCTACCAGGTTTTTTGTAGACTTAGAAGATGTGTATTATTCAGATATGTGGGCGAGATATGATAGTCCATTTGATTTTATAGATATGAaggattttgatgttatactaggtatgGATTGGCTATCTGCATACCGAGCTTATGTGCTCTATgctgaaaagaaaatattatttaagCCTAGGAATGAAGGTGAGTTTACATTACATGGACATAGAAAGGAAACTAGGAAGATATTGATTTCTACTGTCCAATTACAGAAATTATTGGAGGAAGGATGTGAAGCGTACTTGACATGTGTCCAAGATACTACAAGGAAGATTGCAACATTAGAAGAACTGGAAGTagtaaaagaattttcaaatgtaTTTTCAGAGGATTTATGTAGTGTGCCCCTAGATAGGGAGACTGAATTCTGTATTGACTTAATACCTGGGccagcaccagtgtcaaaggcacCCTACAAGATGGTTActgctgaattgaaggagttaaaggAATAGTTACAGGATTTGTTAAAGAAGGgttttattagacctagtgtatcaccttggggagTTCCAGTCTTGTTTGTAAAGAAGAAATACGGGAGTTTATGGATGTGtattgattatcgggaattgaataagttgAGAATTAAAAATCGGTATCCACTTCCCCGTATTGATAACttgtttgatcaattgcaaggagCCAGtacattctccaagattgatttGAGGTCAGGGTATCATCAATTGAAAATTAAGGAAATTGATATCCAGAAAACAGTTTCAAGACAAGATATGGCCATTATGAATTTgtagttatgccatttggattgACCAATACACTAGCAGCTTTTATAGGATTGATGAACAAAGTATTTCATGACATGTTGGATCAATTTATGACTTAtgtttttaacaaaattttccaATAACAATTCAACACTTGATTTGAAGAGAGTGACAAAAACTCTATTCCTATTGAAACTATTACAACTTATCTCAAATACtttcaaaagaaaaactaaCGGGAGAGGAGAGGGATGATTTAACTCTAAAaaactttctttcttatttatagtcGAGGAAAATGGTTATACCTAGATTCCTTACCTAGTCATGGAACCAAAATTTCTCATTTTGTGGTgccatatcttcttcttttcttcttcccttctttttgtcattttcttcatcaatttGCATGCAATACAGTTTCATTGATGCTGAGATGTCAACATCGACATATGAGAGCAAAGGAAGGAAGGAGTCTAAATGAGAGGTGAGTcacttctattattattattattattattttcttttcctctctctctctctcatgaaaacTACTTTAGAATAGTAATGAATAGTGGTGAATAGTAAATATGAATAGTAGTGAATAGCTCTTATGAATAGTAATGAATaactattttattaattaatctGATTAATTAACAAAATATCAATAATTATTAACTTTTAGTaattgactctctctctctctctctctctctctctctctcttacaaatGACAAACCGAGCCACATAACAATCAAGGAAATCCACCACAAAATGTCTATTGAAAAATATCAACAAATCTCAATTAAAGATAATTTATCAATAGACACATCTTAGATAGGTATAACTAGCACTCCTCCCAAAACCATAGAAACTTTTATTACATTTTAGTCCTTCCACATTATAACATCACATAACGGACTTATGGGTATAGAAAATACACACCTCCAAAATCCCTAGTCCATTGAACAACCAATATAAGAGTCTTAACTGGCGATTGGATATAAaacatttataaaataaattttaatatataattatattgtgaaaaatttacaaaattgcTACCGGTACGATTACAATTAGAAAATTCTCTTAAGATATTCTCCCATTTGGAAGTTAGATACCTTGTTTAGGATCTCGTCCATCCACAATGAAACACTGTACATTTAGCGCACCGATATGTAGCCAGTGTGGGCATTAACATTTGGTACACCACAGATAGACAATGTGCAATTGTAATGGTAAAGACCTCTCAggtataaaaacaaaataactaTAAGAGTTACTTCTTACTTAAATAACTAGTGGTATTCCATGCAAGTATCTCAAATGATCATGTTCAATAGAAACACCTCATGAATTCTCACACCTATAATCTGCAATCTCGTTGTGAGATTATATAGTGGGACAACCGTAAGAATAGAATGCCCAATTCTATCCCTAGTTGTGAACTATTTAAGGTCATACCCAGGGCAGCCATCACAGATAAAATAATGAtgtaaattaataaaataaatctttATTAAAATGAATGGATGGACATACATATATATCTAACAATTTGTAACTTGTACATCAAAGCCAATGCTCTATAAATCTTACACCCATGTTCTCAATATGTATATTAAATATAATAGGTTAGATCCTTCTGTAAggggattttcttattttctaatgTGCTCTTGTTTTCTTTGCTTAAGCTATGTCTCCCTTGTTATCGCAATATAACTATATAAGGTGTTGCACTGGCTCAAGTGCCACATGAAAATCAGTTAAGAACTTCCTTAACCAAGCACCCTCTTTGGCTACTTGACAACCTGCCAAGTACTCTGCTTCCATTGTGGAGTCTACCATTGATTTATGCTTGACATTCTCCCATATAATTGCTCCTCCACCTATTATAAACAACATGCCAACTTTCTATCATCTTTATCAGTCTGGAAATCAGAATTTGTCTATCCCACAACTGATAAACTATTTGCACCATGTACTAAGAAATTGTCCTTCGTTATTGTAAAGTATTTCATAATGCACTTGATAACAGTCCAATATTCTGGTCCAAGGTTCGAATGGTAACGACTCACCATACCAACAGCATGACAAATGTCTAGTCTAATACACAACATCGCATACATCAAGTTTCGATTACCAAAGCATATGGAACTTTCTTCATAGCCTCAACATCCTCTGGGGTCTGAAGACACTGTGACTTAGAGAGAGTGATGTTGTGTCTGAAGGGACCATTTATTTTCTTAGAATCTTGCATTCTAAaccttttcaaaattttgtcaATATAGTTGGACTATGAAAATCCTAGCATCTTATGCTTGCGATCTCTCACAAGTTTGATGCCCAAGATATAATTTGCATTTCCTAAGTCTTTTATTGAGAAATTAGAGGACAACCAAAACTTAATAGAAGAGAGAATGCCCACAACATTCCCAATCAATAatatgtcatccacatataggACTAGGAAACATACCATACTCCCAGTGATTTTCTCGTATATACACGATACATCCATGTTTTGATTAAACCCAAatgttttgatcatttgataAAAGCGGATGCTCTAACTTCTTGACGCTTGGTTGAGTCCATAAAGGATCTTAATAGCTTTCACACTTTGTTCTCTTCATCTGGTGAAGTGAACCCTTCTAGCTATTACATATAGATATTTTCTTCAAGATACACATTTAGGAAGGCAGTCTGCACATCCATTTTCTAGATCTCATAATCATAGTGTGTTGCTATAGACAATAAAATCCAAAAAGACGTCATCATTTCTACTAGTGAATAAGTTTCATCATAATCCActtgtagacaccgaattttgtcacccccggcaatgatgacaatatgaaggattacatgttggatattttagacttggagaattttcaaacttagagtagaaaatgaccatttttttcctataaactttcaagagaaaatattttcaaaaatgagAATTTaatgttgtggattatttttgtttgtcccctcaagtcggacattacactttgatgcgagaactatgcgaatcgacgtccgattctctctttcattatatgattcgggtccctactttatgcatatttttggcTTTCCTGTCGAGACGACAATCATGTTttacatcattggatagtgttcggattgagctttctaacgacatattacaagTCAAATTctgacaaacggtttgaaagatatgacccctgagagttgactccaaagttcggtatcagattccattccgagcaaccaaagagtgccacatggcgcccaaacccctttgtccaaaagcaagcctttttggacaattctctctagttttttagtcccacatcgaaaataagagagaattatcccaagtcccaaggctataagaatagcccttcctctcttccaaaatgggggaaaaagaaaatttgggagaaggaatatggcccaATGAAGGTTTTtactaattctctctctctaaataaagaatctctccaaatataaaattttgaatgtgtaatccttccttgagccaggagacctagtccggttcggttggattttggggcttgaagcaaaagggttatctccccttgtttcctgattaaagccgggtttaaggtatttatttttttcttcttctttttccccaatAGCAATTTAGAATTTgtttaatttaatagattagtttctaattcattaataattgatttatttagattaattatgtttaattagtttcagtttggcTCAATACGGTTTACTACATGTGAATTGATTTTTTCTGGTCCAATTAAAGGtttttaggtttaattgattcttttagattaattaggtttaattggttttttttatttaacatgcttacttaagtagatttgatttggtttagcttttttttttcttttttcttttttttttcttgttcttttaatctaggcccttagattaggatctcaagccctaatctcttcccccatcttttcttcctttctttcttctgttccctatagcagaaaatcagccgCACCTTtatcctcctttcttcttcttctttttcttttctctttttccaagACCACACCATTTCCAAGCCCTAGTGGAGTGGGAACTATGCTTCTCTTcacactctctctctatctGAGCTTTCTATATCTATATAGAGATCTACAGGATTATTCCACTCCGGCGATATGATTCAGGCGAAAACCTGAGTTTTCATTTCAAAACATTATTTCCAATCGGATAGTTTTCCTTGGATTTTGATATTCTTTCATTATTTCTGGTTATTTTTTACTGGTGTCACGTGCTGCATGATCATTGGTAATGGCTTCGGCTTGCGTGAACAACATCGGAGTTTCGCCGAAAACTTTTCTCGACTGCCCTCCGATATTCCCGGCATATGGCTGGTTGAGTCCTAGAATTTCTTTCAGTCGTGATTTCCCCGAAGAGGATCCGAATGCGAAGACGTCCTCAACAGCTGAACAACAAAATTCTACGGAGAAACAAGATCCTGAAGTTTACGGTAAGGATTTCAAAGATTTTGAGTTCAGGCTTGAAGATCCGGTGACAATGCTTCCGGCGGACGAGCTCTTCTCCGATGGGAAGCTTGTGCCTCTGCAACTTACCACGGTTCATCCTTCTGTTGATTTGAATGCGGCAACATCGCCTTCGGAGGAGATAAGGTCACCAGAGGAGATGAAATCGTGCTAGAGAACTGAGGTGTCCGGGATAGATCCGTACTTATTCTCCCCTAAGGCGCCTAGATGTTCGAGTAGATGGAGAGAGCTTCTAGGGTTGAAGAAGCTGTAGAGCAATCCCGCTAAGCAGGATTTGAAGAAGTCTAATTCATCTTTATCTTCGAAGGATACTAACCCCAAGACATTGAAGCATTTCCTCCACAGGAACTCGAAATCTTCTTCAGCGGGGGCAGATTCTTCGTTGAGCCTTCTGTTGCTGAGGGATTCTGATTCGGAGTCCGTTTCGATTTCTTGCcgcctttctctttcttcttcatcttcttctggcCTTGACCATGAAGATCTCCCGAGGCTTTCCCTTGATTCGGATAAACCGAATCCGAGCCAAACATTTTCTTTGGGCTAAAACCGATTGGGTTTTGCTCATTATTTTTGAATCATATGATAATCATAGGGTTTCACTAATTTCTATTAAATTaggattttaaataaaaaaatgggtcTATGGGCCGTAGTTTAGGATGTAGGTCAGTACGGGCATGGTTGGCCCCCCCCTCAAActggctcgtagcattaggtgcgttacttgggttttcgggttgataaaaatgaacccgtttcggtcaatttctttttatctcaaatagtgtgtccctttagaattaattgtgcATTTAATTTAGAGTCGGATATCTTGCTatattgataatcattagaCTTAGATAGGTTAATCAATAtcatgtttgccatgcttcgtgtttattaacaacgtttttgatacttgatgattctttttttttttttgtttaaatcaattcatttttctcatgtaTGTAGGTTAGCTAGTATTCATTTTTTATCCACTCCTCACTCATACCACCACGTGGGACATTTACAACCATTATATATTTAACATAATAGTTagattccatttacttaaattgagatagttaattaaataattattttaatatttaattaaataaagtcttaactcattagattaattaaggttcataatgcatttaattgactcttaaattttggttttaattgtttaaattattagattgattaggttttcGAAAACTTCCACCTTAAATAGTTAGACTTGGGTAGTtttcaccattcaattcaagtttttgtctttctttaaaatatttttacctattagattaatagattaattaggattgcaataattcatttcacaaatcattagggattaggattaatcattttaattaattcaatttaggatctcacaaattcattgatcatccatctaggtcaggctcaattaatcaaattagtttaatttagggtttcataagttgctaaactaatcctaggtttaggcttatttcattagcttaatctaagactcataatacatcaattaaatcatttagggtttttaattttaattagcgtaatcatttcattatctgcatcataacctagctagcataatttagacacttagtttagggttttcacatgtcatgcttaaatacctagtttagggtttttagtgacctagatttaggactagttagtagggtacaaacaaactttggtcaaacagaaggagaccggccttagggtcaggcagactgggtgcctaacaccttcccagtctgtcacttgacatttgtccagaatcttggtgcaaatcAGTTTTATCCATCAGattcattagtctctctcccttaattaggggagacatttatgggtcctagaccctttctaggtggcgactctcttttacccataacgtgtatccccccttggcattttgatgaccaggggatactacctcatctcattagggtcaaaCTCCAGCGTGTGTGCACGTGCTATGCGCCATATCGCAATCCtgggcggaggtccatgatacctacagtggcaactccactggggatgtcagactcttgattgaccattgtttgtatagctttgtttgtaccttattgtttgtatattgacatgttatttttcacttttcatcacttgcagacacttcttgcattgagcacagcatgccttacccttattcacccTCGTGGTGTAGCTGCCAGGGTCCCTCACATATGTTTGGGCCGCCCCCAATTACATTacaccccttgataccgtgCCATTTAGGTCTAGAAGATGAAACTTATTGgcgagggtgttaccttgcgtgcttgagggagatcacacacatttaggtgtgcccaaagagacgCTATTGGTTAACACTCTGAGATTGATCTGCTTgagctattcccctattggtataacaaagggaccacgtgcctctgattcattccgtgtatacgggtgataggtatatcggtcttTTCAAGGTAGCCTTTTCGGTCCTAAACCTAGCCCACATGCATCATACacttggacatagaaccaatgactaggatcaacacaacGGAATTAAAGTTTCCTTCATGTTGGAACCCCTTGTAGTCATTTTTTTACCCGTCTCAATCTACCATCCACCAACagaaggattggatttatcattaacattaaaggtgctagtgtttataactacacTAGTTGTTGATTATTACAACTGCACCGTATGATTGGTACCGTGGCTATATGCTAACATCACCAGTCCGATGTGGTATAggtctcaacctggtaaaggtTCACACATGCTATCTCAATGTTAACGGTGGACCCAAATTCGTCCACCACAGTTTTTGATTGATTCAGTGTAAAGTCGCCTACATAAGTGTTCTTATAGGAACCACATTTGCTTGATCCATCACTTAagagtctcttcaacttaggTACACTTCTTTAATTATGCcgctaagttgatgccactcCCATTTGAGCTAACTCTTGTTTGGTCTGGTCATCCTTGTTTGCGTATGTTTGGCTAGTCTTGTGTTCAAGTAGGAGAGTATTGTGTATTGCCATCTCACCATCTATATTTGTCCTTTTCCGGTACCAGTTAGTGCCGCCAACATCTTACCCCAATCATCCTTTCTCATTCATCCCACTTAGTTGGGATTGTCCTAGCAACCTCTCGGGACCATCATTCAGTGGTTCTCGATGGTAGGCATTCCtccacaaccacctttggataacATGGATGGTCGAATGGCTAGgctagaggaaatgatggccaacCTCACGGAGGTGGTATGCACACATATGGTCGCACCAAGGGAGGAGGTTCCGGATCAATGAAGTCACCCTCAAACTCCTAGGTTTGTTCCCCAACCTCCATACCCGGTCGAGGATGAGTATGACTTCTATGCCAAAGCTCCTGCCTTCAGGGCAGTTGAGGATCAAGAGAAGAAGGAATTGAAGGATCAGGTCAACCGTTTGGAGCATATTATAAGGAATATGAAAGGGGCAGAAGACCAAATTTTTTATACTAAGGGGCTATGTTTTTTTCCCCAAGCAATCTTGCCAGAAAGGTTCAAGTGGACATGTGACAAGTTCGATGGAACTGGGGATCCCTATACCCACTTGAAGTCTTTCATTGGATAGTTGAGGATAAAGAGGTTCACAGATGAAATGTTGGGGCTAGCTTTTCAATTCTCTCTAACCGGTGCGGCTCACCATTGGCTTATGTCTTTAGATAAGGCATCCTCTCATACTTGGAAGGACATTATGAGAGTTTTCACCAAACATTATGGCTACAATACTGAAGTGGAATTAACAAGAAGAGAATTGGAAACGATAAGGCAAATGCCGaatgaagggttcaccgaaTATTTGAGGCATTTCCATGACAAAGCATCCATGATGAGGGATTGACCAAGTGAGCGAGATCAGATTGCCATGATCATGAGGTCGGTGTGTGGTCCCTACAAGGATGTGTTATTTGGCCAGGAAATATTGACATTTGATGGACTCAGAATGGCAGCCCAGCAGGTTGAAGAtgccctcgcccaagaagagcTCCCCAAGTACAGCAAACTTGCTAAGGAGGCTAGTAGCAACAAAAAACCTCCTACCCAACAGAGGAATTCGGGGTCTAATGCCACGATGGTGAATCTTCCCACAACGCCGGCCTTGCCTACTCCAGCAACGCCATTTGTGATTGAGCAAGATGCAACCCCCACTCCCCGTCATCCTCGAAGGCAGTTCACTGACTTGGGGACTTCTTTGAGTTTAGTTTTGAATCGTTTGCTTCAGGCCGGTCTTATAGTCAAGCCAGAGCCTAGACCCTTACCTGAGCGAaaacctgattggttcaatcCAAACCTGTTTTGTGACTACCATTCTCAGCAAGGTCATGCAACAGATAGATGTTACAAGTTGCAAGAAGCAATCAAGATCTGCTTgatgcaaagaagtttgaaatccAGGTCAAACGACCCAATGTTGCCACAAATCCCATTCCTTAGCATCGAGC
Encoded here:
- the LOC122063623 gene encoding uncharacterized protein LOC122063623, whose protein sequence is MASACVNNIGVSPKTFLDCPPIFPAYGWLSPRISFSRDFPEEDPNAKTSSTAEQQNSTEKQDPEVYGKDFKDFEFRLEDPVTMLPADELFSDGKLVPLQLTTVHPSVDLNAATSPSEEIRSPEEMKSC